A segment of the Lelliottia amnigena genome:
GATGGCATTCGCCGCGCACTTCAGAACATTGCACCGTGACGGCATCACTAAGCCGTGCGCCGTGGCTGATGTTAGCGGCGTCTATCCAGCAGTTATCGCCGATCTGTGCGGCATGGCTAATTACACAGGATTGCGTGATTCGGGCGTTGCCCTGAATTTGCGCCCCCGCGTATACGACGCTGTTTTCATCGTAGATCCAGCAGCTCCCGTCGTGAGAAAGGGCGCTTTCGTCGTCCAGCCATCCGCCCTGGGTTCCGGCCGTCACATCGTGAAAATCGCGCAGGGCAATGATTTGCCTCAGCGTGACGGTCGATTTCGTTTCTCCGTCATGCGAATGATAAAGGCGAGTTTCGTCACTGAGTCGGTATTTTTTCATTGCGTTATCTCTGCTGGGCGTCTTACTAAACGTAGCAAACTTTACGACTTGCGAAGTGCTGGTAACGGAATCGCAAACCCCTTAAACTAGCATTTCAAATATAATTTATAGTTTAAAATTAATGCATAAACGTAACAAATCCCAACAGGTTCTTAACTTACCGTCCGGTTATTTTGGGATGGTTTTAGGAACCATTGGTATGGGCTTCGCGTGGCGCTATGCCAGCACAATCTGGTCTGTATCACGCTGGCCGGGCGAGATGTTAGTTGCGCTGGCGGTGCTGATATGGTCTTTCCTCACCGTGGCATTTATCACCCGCGCGGTGCGTTTTCCGCACAGCGTGCTGGCGGAAATGCGTCATCCGGTGATGAGCAGTTTTGTCAGCCTGTTTCCGGCCACCACGATGCTGGTGGCGATTGGATTTGTCCCGTGGTGTCGCCCCATTTCGCTGGCGTTATTCGGGACAGGCGTGGTGATTCAACTTGGCTATTCCGCCTGGCAAAGCGCCGGGCTGTGGCGGGGGAAACACCCTGAAGAGGCGACCACGCCGGGACTGTATCTGCCGACGGTTGCCAACAACTTTATTAGCGCGATGGCCTGCGGTGCGCTGGGCTATCATGATGCCGGGCTGGTTTTTTTGGGCGCGGGCGTTTTTTCATGGCTTAGCCTTGAGCCGGTTATTTTGCAGCGATTACGCAGTAGCGGAGAATTGCCGTCGCCATTGCGGACTTCGCTGGGCATCCAGCTGGCACCTGCGCTGGTGGCCTGTAGCGCGTGGCTGGAGCGTGAACGGTGGCGAAGCCGACACCTTTGCCAAAATGCTCTTTGGTTACGGTCTGCTGCAGTTGCTGTTTATGCTGCGCCTGATGCCGTGGTATCTCTCGCAGCCGTTTAACGCATCTTTCTGGAGCTTCTCGTTCGGCGTCTCCGCGCTGGCGACGACCGGGTTGCATCTGGGGCACAGCAGTTCGTCAGGTTTTTTTGCTGCCCTTGCAGTGCCGCTGTTTATTTTCACTAACTGCATCATTGCGCTGCTGCTCGTGCGCACCTTTATTTTGCTGATGCAGGGAAAACTATTGGTTCGTTCAGATAAAGCAACGCTTATGCAAGCTGAGGAAAAAGAATGACTCTTGTTGATGACAATTACTTTACCGAAAAATATGGCATGACCCGGACTCACTCCGAGGTAGTGTACAGCGCAGGGATCGTAAAACCGGGGCAAAACGTTGGATCTGGGCTGTGGCAATGGCCGTAACAGCCTGTATCTGGCGGCGAACGGCTATGACGTCACCGCATGGGACAAAAATCCGATGAGCATCGAGAATCTCGAGCGCATCAAAGCGGAAGAGGGGATTACCAACCTGCATACGTCGATCAAAGATCTGAACAGCCTGAGCTTTGAAGGCGAGTATGATTTTATTCTGTCGACCGTGGTGATGATGTTCCTGGAAACGAAAACCATTCCGGGACTGATTGCCAATATGCAACGTTGCACTAAACCGGGCGGTTATAACCTGATTGTTGCGGCGATGGATACCGACGATTATCCGTGCAACGTCGGTTTCCCGTTCGCGTTCAAAAGCGGCGAATTGAGCCGCTATTATGAAGGCTGGGTAACACTGAAATATAACGAAGACGTCGGTGAATTACATCGCACCGACGCCAACGGCAATCGCATCAAACTGCGTTTCGCCACGCTACTGGCCCGTAAACCGGCTTAACGCGCAGCCAGCAGACAAATCTGCAGGGCCGTTTTGTATGAGGCCTCGAACGACGACAGCGGTAAAAACTCAAACTTCGAGTGGAAGTTATGCGCGCCGGTGAAGAAGTTCGGGGTCAGCAGGCCTTTTGCTGAAAGCGCCGCGCCGTCGGTTCCGCCGCGCATCGGCGTCGGTTTTGGCGTGATGCCAAGTGATTCCATCGCCTCAAACATCAGATCGATCGCACGGCGATCTTCGCCAATCGCATTGCTGATGTTGCTGTAGGTATCTTCGATACGGTAGTCCACTTTCGCAGTGGGGTGCTGAGCCGTAATCTTGTCGACAACATCGGCAATCTGCTGTTTACGTGCAGCAAAATTGTCGCGATCGAAATCACGGATATTGGCTTTCAATACGGCTTCGTTTTGCCCGGCCTGAATCCCGTTAAACCAGATATAACCTTCGCGGCCTTCCGTGCATTCCGGCGTTTGCTGACGGTCAAAATGGCTGATGTAATCCATCGCCATTAGCAGCGGATTGGACCAAGACTCCTTTTGCGGACATGGGATGTGCCGTCACGCCGGTAAAGCGAATTTCCGCCGCCGCCGCGTTGAAGTTTTCATAAACAATTTCACCCCGTTCGCAGCAGTCGATAGTCCAGGCAAAATCGACATCAAAGCGTTTCAGATCAAGCGCCTTTGCCCCGCATAAACCGATCTCTTCGTCAGGCACAAACGCCACCACGATATCGCCGTGCTGATGCTCAGCCGTCAGGTTTTCCAGCACCGTCATCACCACCGTGACGGCCGCTTTATTATCGGCGCCTAATACACTGGTCCCGTCGCTGAAAATAATCTCTTCATTGGCATATGCCTGAATTTCGGGATGTTCATTAATGCGTAACCAGATCTGCTTTTCCTTATTCAGGCAGAGGTCTTCTCCTGCAAATGTTAATATTTGCGGATGAATATCCGGTGATAATCCGACGTCTACCGTATCAATATGGGTAATAAAACCGATGCGCGGCGCACCCGCGACATTGCCTTTTTTCACGGCAGTGACGGTGGCGAATTCATCGATCACAATATCGGTTAAACCCAGTGATTTCAGCTCATTAGCTAATTCACGTGCCATCTCATGCTGACCTTGTGTGGAGGGCAGTGTTTTAACTTTTGGATCGCTTTGGCTGGTGATGGATAAATAGCGAAAAAACCGTTGGGTTAATTGACTGGAGAGTTGTGAAGCCACAGTGAATCCTTCTTAATTTGTATTATCAGGTGTTTGCATTGTTACTTTAATGGTATTTATGAATTGGCAAAAGAATTAATTAGCCGTCGAATTAAAAAGACAGGAAAACACAATGAATAGCAAACTGACAACTTTAGCCCTGGCCTTAGCCGCACTGACGGTCAGTTCCACCGTGGCGGCCAAAACGCTGGTGTATTGTTCCGAAGGATCGCCGGAGAACTTTAATCCTCAGCTGTATACCTCTGGCACCAGCGTGGATGCCAGCGCCGTGCCGGTTTATAACCGTCTGGTGGATTTTAAACCGGGCACAACCGAGCTGGTGCCGAGCCTGGCAGAACGCTTGGGACGTGAGCGACGACGGAAAGGTGTACACCTTCCATCTGCGTAAAGGCGTAAAATTCCAGAGTAATAAATTCTACAAACCGACGCGCGACTTTAACGCCGACGATGTGATTTTTTCGTTTATGCGTCAGAAAGACGTGAATCATCCGTATCATAACGTCTCGAACGGCAGCTATTCCAACTTTGAAAGTCTGGAGTTTGGCAGCCTGATCACCGCCATCGACAAGGTTGACGATCACACGGTGCGCTTCACGCTGGCTCACCCTGAAGCGCCGTTCGTCGCCGACCTGGCGTGGTATTTCGCCTCGATTCTTTCTTCCGAATACGCCGATGCGATGCTGAAAGCCGGTACGCCAGAAAAAGTGGACATGGACCCCATCGGCACCGGGCCATTCAAGCTGACGCAGTATCAGAAAGATTCACGTATTCTCTTCACCGCGTTCCCGGAATATTGGCAGGGCAACTCAAAGCTGGATCGTCTGGTCTTTAGCATCACCCCGGACGCGTCGGTGCGTTTCGCCAAAGTGGAGAAGAATGAGTGTCAGGTGATGCCGTTCCCAAATCCTGCCGACTTGCCGCGCATGAAAGCCAACAAAGACATTAACCTGATGAGTAAAGCCGGGTTAAACACAGGCTTTCTCGCCTTCAACACGCAAAAACCACCGCTGGATAATGTGAAGGTGCGCCAGGCGCTGGCGATGGCGATAAACAAACCGGCGATCATTGATGCAGTCTTCCACGGCACCGGAACGGCGGCGAAGAACCTGCTGCCGCCGGGCGTATGGAGCGCCGACAGCGAGCTGAAAGATTACGAATACGATCCTGAAAAAGCCAAAGCGTTGCTGAAAGAGGCCGGATTTGCCAACGGTGTAACCGTAGATTTATGGGCAATGCCGGTGCAACGTCCGTATAACCCGAACGCAAAACGCATGGCCGAAATGATCCAGGCCGATTGGGCGAAGATCGGCGTGCAAACTAAAATCGTCACCTATGAGTGGGGTGAATATCTCAAGCGCGTGAAGGGCGGTGAACACCAGGCGGCTCTGATGGGCTGGACGACGGCAACGGGCGATCCGGATAACTTCTTCGGCCCGCTGTTTACCTGTACTTCTGCGAATGGCGGTTCAAATTCGGCGAAATGGTGCTATCAACCGTTTGATAAAATCATCGCTGAAGCTAAATCAATAACCGATCAGGATAAACGTGCGGCACTTTACAAAGAGGCGCAACAGATGATGCACGACCAAATGCCTGCGGTAATGATTGCGCACTCCACTATTTTTGAACCGGTGAGAAAAGAAGTCACGGGTTATGAAATTGACCCGTTTGGTAAACATCTGTTCTGGCAAGTGGATATTAAATCACCATAAATTATTGCCCGGCCTCTCGCCGGGCGATATTTTCTCAATTTGTGCTGTATTCCCCATCTTTTGTCACTACACACCCGCTTTTATTTTGCTATAACTCCAGGGCATATCTGCATATAACTGGGATTTACCATCATGCGTACTCACACTTTTTTTAAAGTTGCAGTGCTCTCTGGCTTGCTGGCGTTAGCGGGCTGTGCGTCTAAAGTGGCGCAGCCCGACCAATATTCGGGTTTTTTAAAAGATTACTCCGGCTTAAAAGAGACAACATCCGCAACGGGTAAACCGACGTTGCGGTGGGTTGATCCTTCTTATAATCCATCAAAATACGACAGCATTGTTTATAACCCGATTACCTATTATCCGGTCCCTAAGCCAACGACTCAAATTGGTCAGAAATTACTTGATGACCTGCTGGCTTATATCAATACCAAAATGAAAACCGCCCTTGGGCAGCATAAGCCAATTGTGGCAACGCCTGGCCCTCGCAGCTTGATTTTCCGTGGCGCAGTGACCGGGGTGAGCTCGAAGAAAGAAGGCCTGCAATTCTATGAAGTGGTGCCTGTTGCACTGGTGATTGCCGGGACGCAGATGGCATCAGGCCACCGTACCATGGACACGCATCTCTATTTTGAAGGTGAGCTTATTGACGCGGCGACCGGCAAACCGGTTATCAAAGTGGTTCGTAAAGGCGAAGGCAGTGAGTTGAATAACGAAAACTCACCAATGACCCTGGCAACGCTGAAGAAAGTTGTGGATGACATGGCGACCGATGCCACCATGTTTGACGTTAAGAATACGAAGTAAATCCCGATCCGGCCTGTAAAACAGGCCGGATATCTTTACGCGTTACGCCAAACGTAACCGTTTGAACCAGGTTTCTGGTTTCGTAAACATCACCATATTTCCGGTAAGTATCAGCACTATTCCGGCAATGCCGTTCATATGCCAGACGTATCCTTCGTAAATTGTCGAGATGGATAAGGCGACCAGCGGGAATAATAATGTGCTGTACGCTGCTTTACCGGCACCAATCCGCCCGACCAGCGTAAAGTAAGCCCCAAATGCGATCACCGAACCGAAAATGGCCAGATACAGTAGGGCTCCCATATAGCTCACCGTCCATTCAGGCGTAAAGTTATCGCCGCGAATCAGCGCGATGGCCCCCATCACCAGCGTACCGTAGGTCATGGCCCATGCATTGGTGGTCATCGTTTCCAGCCCGTTGCGCTGATGGCGCAGGCTGATCATGTTTCCCAATGAAAACCCGTACGTTCCCAATGCTGACAGACCGATACCGAGCAACAGTTCCTGGCTCCAACCGCTCGCGAGCAGATCGTCCCAGAACAGAGTGATGATGCCCAACATGCCCAGAACGGCGGCGATCCCGAAGCGCGCAGGCGGGCGCTGTCCAAAGAAAATAAAGCAGTTGATCGCGTTATACAGCACGGCCATGGAGAAAATCACGGACTCCAGCCCGGTGTTGATATAGGCCGCCGCAGTGTAAAAACACCAAAAGTTGAAGCAGAACACGCAGCACCCCTGAACCATACAGAACAGGTGATCGCGCAAGACCATTTTACGCAGGCGACCCAGTGCCAGGAGAACTATCATGATGGTGGCGCTGGCTACGGCAAAGCGCCAGAAAATCGAAACCGGTGCGGCCACCGGCCCCTGCTGCAGGAAAATGGCAATCCAGGTGGTTCCCCAGATAAGTACGACCAGGCCATATAACAGTGCGTTCATTTTTATCTCTTCTCAAACGGCAAAGGCGAAGTGTCGCCTGGACTGGGCTGGCGCGCTTTCAGCATCTTGCGACTGACTTGCAAAATCTTGCGCTTTTTTATTGCGCCAGCGCTGGCATCAAAGGGCAACACTTCATAGACTAACGATCTGTTTAATTGCCAGCTTATGACGGTTATGTCCCGCGCCTACGACACTTTCGAAACGCTTCGCCAACAAAATGCCGTGCTGCGGGAAACGGTCGCGCTTAACTCGGGCATCCAGCTGGCGGCGTGGTTTAACAAGCACGACACCGTCACGGTCAAAAGCAACCACCACACCCTGAGCCTGTATGTCGCTGACGGTTATGAGAGCTATCATAAAACCGCCAGCGGCTGGAAAAACGGCGGCGGGCCGGACCGTTTTTGTCTCATGCCGGAGCAGAGCGAATCGAGCTGGGATATCCGCGATGATTTATCGTTTGTGCATCTTTATTGTACCGATGAACATTTGCGCGGGATTGGCGAACAGATCTGGGACAAAAGTCCGGCGTCGATTGCGCTCGATGAAAAAACGTTCGCCAGCGATCCTAAAATCGCCATGCTGTATCGTCAGTTTTTGCTGGGTTGTGACTGGCAGCAGGCCGCCAATCAGCTGACCTTGAGCACCGCCAGCACGTTACTCCTGACCCATCTGATCCAGCACTATTCCAGCGTGCAGTGGAAGTTGCCGATAGTCACCGGCGGGCTCTCGCCCTTCGTGCTCAGAGCGGTGATTGAGTATATCGATAACCATCTGTCGCAGCCTTTGACGCTGGCGGAACTGGCGGCGGTGGCGTCGTTAAGTGAATACCATTTCGCGCGCATGTTCCGCCAGTCGATGAAGATGGCACCGCATCAATACGTTATGCATCAGAGAATGGAAAAGGCAAAAGCGCTGGTCCAGTTCACCCAGCAGCCGTTGACGGATATCGCGATGGCCTGCGGCTTCAGTTCGGCGAGTCATTTCAGCAACCGTTTTAAAGCCACGACCGGGCGAACACCGTCGCAGCTACGCGCGGCGAAAGTGTGAAAATACGGCATAACAGATGCCACCCGCGATTAACCCCCAAAAAGCCGAACCAATCCCCAAGAGCGTTACACCGCTGGCGGTCACCAGAAACGTAACCAGCGCCGCGTCGCGCTCGCTTTCGTGCTGGAGCGCCTGAGACAAACTGCCACCCATCGTGCCCAGCAGGGCCAGCCCGGCCAGCGTCTGGATCCAGCTCAGGGGCAGAGCGGCCATCAGCGCGGTGATCGAGCCGCCAAAAATCCCGGCGAGCAGATAAAATACACCGGCGGCAGCGGCGGCTAACCAGCGCTTGTTGGCCTCCGGATGGGCGTCGGGGCTTTGGCAAATTGCAGCCGTAATTGCAGCGATGCAGATCGAATACACGCCGAACGGCGAGAACAGCAGGGCCAATCCGCCCGTAAAAATCATTAAGGGGGAAACCGCGACCGCATAGCCAGAGGCTTTCATGGTGGCGAAACCGGGCGCATTTTGAGAGGCCATCGTCACCAGGAAGAAGGGCAGCCCGATACTCATCAGAGTGGTGAAAGTGAATGTGGGGGCAATAAACGCTGGCATCACCACCGAGAACATAAGTTTATCGGTGACAATGTCACCTCCCAGCCAGGCCACCAACCCGCCCACCACCAGCGTGGCGACAATCGCATAGCGCGGCATGATGGCTTTCGCGATGAGCCACGCCAGCAGCATGCTGCCGCACAGCAGAAAGTGATCTTGCAGATTACTGAATGCCTGCAACCCGAATCGCAGCAAGACACCCGCGAGCATGGCCGCCGCGAGAGTGTGGGGAATAATCTTCATCAACCGGGCGAATAGACCCGTCAGCCCGCACAGCAGAATGAGGGCATTGGCGAAAATAAACACGCCGATGGTTTCACTGAGCGTCACGCCCTGCAGGCTGGTGGCGAGCAGCGCCGCGCCGGGTGTGGACCACGCGGTTAAAACCGGTGCGCGATACCAGAGTGAAAGTGCAAGCGTGCTCACGCCCATTCCCAGACCTAGTGCGGTCATCCAGCCTGCGATTTGCTGTGAACTTGCACCTGCCGATGCTGCCGCTTGCCAGACGATGGCTGCG
Coding sequences within it:
- the soxS_2 gene encoding AraC family transcriptional regulator, which translates into the protein MTVMSRAYDTFETLRQQNAVLRETVALNSGIQLAAWFNKHDTVTVKSNHHTLSLYVADGYESYHKTASGWKNGGGPDRFCLMPEQSESSWDIRDDLSFVHLYCTDEHLRGIGEQIWDKSPASIALDEKTFASDPKIAMLYRQFLLGCDWQQAANQLTLSTASTLLLTHLIQHYSSVQWKLPIVTGGLSPFVLRAVIEYIDNHLSQPLTLAELAAVASLSEYHFARMFRQSMKMAPHQYVMHQRMEKAKALVQFTQQPLTDIAMACGFSSASHFSNRFKATTGRTPSQLRAAKV
- the tehA_2 gene encoding potassium-tellurite ethidium and proflavin transporter encodes the protein MLRLMPWYLSQPFNASFWSFSFGVSALATTGLHLGHSSSSGFFAALAVPLFIFTNCIIALLLVRTFILLMQGKLLVRSDKATLMQAEEKE
- a CDS encoding outer membrane lipoprotein, with product MRTHTFFKVAVLSGLLALAGCASKVAQPDQYSGFLKDYSGLKETTSATGKPTLRWVDPSYNPSKYDSIVYNPITYYPVPKPTTQIGQKLLDDLLAYINTKMKTALGQHKPIVATPGPRSLIFRGAVTGVSSKKEGLQFYEVVPVALVIAGTQMASGHRTMDTHLYFEGELIDAATGKPVIKVVRKGEGSELNNENSPMTLATLKKVVDDMATDATMFDVKNTK
- the dppA_4 gene encoding extracellular solute-binding protein — encoded protein: MSDDGKVYTFHLRKGVKFQSNKFYKPTRDFNADDVIFSFMRQKDVNHPYHNVSNGSYSNFESLEFGSLITAIDKVDDHTVRFTLAHPEAPFVADLAWYFASILSSEYADAMLKAGTPEKVDMDPIGTGPFKLTQYQKDSRILFTAFPEYWQGNSKLDRLVFSITPDASVRFAKVEKNECQVMPFPNPADLPRMKANKDINLMSKAGLNTGFLAFNTQKPPLDNVKVRQALAMAINKPAIIDAVFHGTGTAAKNLLPPGVWSADSELKDYEYDPEKAKALLKEAGFANGVTVDLWAMPVQRPYNPNAKRMAEMIQADWAKIGVQTKIVTYEWGEYLKRVKGGEHQAALMGWTTATGDPDNFFGPLFTCTSANGGSNSAKWCYQPFDKIIAEAKSITDQDKRAALYKEAQQMMHDQMPAVMIAHSTIFEPVRKEVTGYEIDPFGKHLFWQVDIKSP
- the ydcO gene encoding benzoate transporter, with translation MRNSSSLFPAVLAGFVAVLVGYASSAAIVWQAAASAGASSQQIAGWMTALGLGMGVSTLALSLWYRAPVLTAWSTPGAALLATSLQGVTLSETIGVFIFANALILLCGLTGLFARLMKIIPHTLAAAMLAGVLLRFGLQAFSNLQDHFLLCGSMLLAWLIAKAIMPRYAIVATLVVGGLVAWLGGDIVTDKLMFSVVMPAFIAPTFTFTTLMSIGLPFFLVTMASQNAPGFATMKASGYAVAVSPLMIFTGGLALLFSPFGVYSICIAAITAAICQSPDAHPEANKRWLAAAAAGVFYLLAGIFGGSITALMAALPLSWIQTLAGLALLGTMGGSLSQALQHESERDAALVTFLVTASGVTLLGIGSAFWGLIAGGICYAVFSHFRRA
- a CDS encoding Permease of the drug/metabolite transporter (DMT) superfamily, which encodes MNALLYGLVVLIWGTTWIAIFLQQGPVAAPVSIFWRFAVASATIMIVLLALGRLRKMVLRDHLFCMVQGCCVFCFNFWCFYTAAAYINTGLESVIFSMAVLYNAINCFIFFGQRPPARFGIAAVLGMLGIITLFWDDLLASGWSQELLLGIGLSALGTYGFSLGNMISLRHQRNGLETMTTNAWAMTYGTLVMGAIALIRGDNFTPEWTVSYMGALLYLAIFGSVIAFGAYFTLVGRIGAGKAAYSTLLFPLVALSISTIYEGYVWHMNGIAGIVLILTGNMVMFTKPETWFKRLRLA
- the dppA_3 gene encoding extracellular solute-binding protein, with translation MNSKLTTLALALAALTVSSTVAAKTLVYCSEGSPENFNPQLYTSGTSVDASAVPVYNRLVDFKPGTTELVPSLAERLGRERRRKGVHLPSA
- the pepT_2 gene encoding peptidase T codes for the protein MAMDYISHFDRQQTPECTEGREGYIWFNGIQAGQNEAVLKANIRDFDRDNFAARKQQIADVVDKITAQHPTAKVDYRIEDTYSNISNAIGEDRRAIDLMFEAMESLGITPKPTPMRGGTDGAALSAKGLLTPNFFTGAHNFHSKFEFLPLSSFEASYKTALQICLLAAR
- the pepT_3 gene encoding peptidase T is translated as MASQLSSQLTQRFFRYLSITSQSDPKVKTLPSTQGQHEMARELANELKSLGLTDIVIDEFATVTAVKKGNVAGAPRIGFITHIDTVDVGLSPDIHPQILTFAGEDLCLNKEKQIWLRINEHPEIQAYANEEIIFSDGTSVLGADNKAAVTVVMTVLENLTAEHQHGDIVVAFVPDEEIGLCGAKALDLKRFDVDFAWTIDCCERGEIVYENFNAAAAEIRFTGVTAHPMSAKGVLVQSAANGDGLHQPF
- the tehB_1 gene encoding tellurite resistance protein TehB; this encodes MTLVDDNYFTEKYGMTRTHSEVVYSAGIVKPGQNVGSGLWQWP
- the tehB_2 gene encoding tellurite resistance protein TehB, whose product is MDLGCGNGRNSLYLAANGYDVTAWDKNPMSIENLERIKAEEGITNLHTSIKDLNSLSFEGEYDFILSTVVMMFLETKTIPGLIANMQRCTKPGGYNLIVAAMDTDDYPCNVGFPFAFKSGELSRYYEGWVTLKYNEDVGELHRTDANGNRIKLRFATLLARKPA
- the tehA_1 gene encoding potassium-tellurite ethidium and proflavin transporter yields the protein MHKRNKSQQVLNLPSGYFGMVLGTIGMGFAWRYASTIWSVSRWPGEMLVALAVLIWSFLTVAFITRAVRFPHSVLAEMRHPVMSSFVSLFPATTMLVAIGFVPWCRPISLALFGTGVVIQLGYSAWQSAGLWRGKHPEEATTPGLYLPTVANNFISAMACGALGYHDAGLVFLGAGVFSWLSLEPVILQRLRSSGELPSPLRTSLGIQLAPALVACSAWLERERWRSRHLCQNALWLRSAAVAVYAAPDAVVSLAAV